TCCGCAGCCACCCCGCCCCACCACCCGAGCCGGTCGGCCAGGTCCGCTTGCGGGCGATCGGCAGGGAACAGGCGTTCGACCTCAACGGCCCCAACGCGTGCCACCTGGTCACCAAGCAGGAAGAGGAGGTGATCCTCGCGCGGCTCGGCCCCGACCCGCTCCGCGACGACGCCGACCCGGACCTCGCATGGCAGCGGATCAGCCGCAGCCGGGCCGCCATTGGCGCGCTGCTGATGAACCAGGAGGTGATCGCCGGCGTGGGGAACATCTACCGCAGCGAGGTGCTGTTCCTGCTGGGCGTCCACCCCGAAACGCCCGGCCGCGAGCTTGGCGGCGAGCAGTTCGACCGGCTGTGGGAGAAGCTCACCGAGCTGATGGAGATCGGTCTGCGGTACAACCGCATCATCATCGCCGACCCGGCGACGGTCGGGAAACCCCGCGGCCGCATGAGCCGCAGCGAGCGCCTGCTAGTCTACAAGCAGGACCGCTGCACAACCTGCCAGACCAAGGTCAAATCGTGGCAGCTCGCCGCCCGCACGATTTATGCGTGCCCCAAGTGCCAGAAGCGGTAGAATCGGGGCCCAGCTCTTCCTGCGAATCCCAGGTCGGAACCATGGCCCGTTGCTCCGAGAACCGACAGCTCTACCCGACCCGCATCGACGGGCGGTTTGGGTGCATCGACTCGGCGGGCCAGGTCGTGATCGATCCCAAGTTTGACGTCGCCGGCGGATTCCGTGAGGGCGTCGCCGGAGTGTGGATGTGGAGCGGCCCGCCCGACGACAGCGGCCGGCCGTCGGCGCTGCACGGCTTCATCAACGACTCCGGCGACTGGATCGCCAAGCCGGCCTACGCGGAGTCGCGCGAGTTCTCCGACGGCCTGGCCGCGGTCCAACTCGGCAAGAAGTGGGGCTACCTCGACCTGAGTGGCCGGATGGCGATCGAGCCGAGATTCCGCGTCGCATGGGAGTTCTCAGAGGGACTCGCCCCGGTTGAGCTCAACGCCAAGACCATGGCTATGATCAATCGCCAGGGGGAGGTCGTGTTCGAGATGGCCGGCGCCCGGCTGGGCGGGTGCGGCGACGGCTTGATCCCGTGCGAACAGAAGCGGAGTTGGTCGTACCTCCGGCCCGACGGCTCGGTGGCGTTTGAGGTCGAGTGCACGGCCGCGGGCGGGTTCCAGGAAGGCCGCGCGGGGGTCCTCAGGTCGGGCCTGACCGGCTACCTGGATACCGATGGGCAATGGGCTATCCCGCCAACCTACCCGCAGGGGGGCAACTTCAGCGAGGGCCTCGCGGCGGTCGAGCTCCCGGCCGCCGGTGGCGGGTCCCGCGCGCCTGGCGAGCCGCAGACGTTCGCCTACATCGACCGGTCGGGCAAGCAGGCGATCGAGCAGACGTTCCTCGGCGCGCAGCCGTTCTCCGACGGCCTCGCCGCGGTGCAGATCGACGATCACGACCGCTACGCCTACATCGACCGCCAGGGCACGGTCGCCATCCCGCCGATGAAGTGCGGCTTTGCCAAGCCGTTCGAGGGAGAGCTGGCCGCCGTGCAGCACCCGCGGAACTTCGACCGGTTCGGGTACATTAACCGTCAGGGGGAGTTTGTCTGGAGGTGGTGACGCCGGCCGACAGGGGTGCGTCGCTGACCAGATGAGTTCAAGGACCAGCCAAGGTTCTGGCCGAGCGGCAGTTTCCCGCTGATTCTGCCCTGATTCTGACGCAGATCTCGCCCGTTGAAGCGATACAGTAGGCGGGACGCGGCTCCGGCCGCGTCTGCTCAATCTCATCCGCCATCCCGTCCACCGTTGCCCGAGCAACCTTCATGAGCATATTTCGCCAAGCCTTCCTCGCCCTGCTGGTCTCTCTGCTTCCGACGAGCGTGTTGGCGGAGGCCGACCAACGCCCCAACATCGTCGTGTTCATCACCGACGACCAGAGCCAGCTCGACTGCTCCGCCTACGGCGCCACGGATGTTAGGACGCCGAACATGCAGCGGCTGGCCCAGTCCGGCATGACGTTCGACCGGGCGTTTGTGGCGTCGCCGAGTTGCGCGCCGAGCCGCGCGGCGCTGCTGACGGGACTGATGCCCGCCCGCAACGGCGCCGAGCCGAACCACAGCCGGCCCCGCCCCGACATCAAGAAGTGGCCCGCCTACTTCCAGGAGCTTGGCTACGAGGTTGTCGCGTTCGGCAAGGTGGCGCACTACAAGCAGGCGGAGCTTTACGGATTCGACCAGCACGCCGCGGGCCAATGGCTAGCCAAGGGTAACATGAAGGCCGCCAAGGAGTACTTCAACGCGTATACGGGCGAGAAGCCGGTCTGCTTCCTGTTCGGCACGCACCAGCCGCACGTGCCCTGGCCGAAGAAGACAACCTACCAAGACGACTCGGTCACGCTCCGCCCAACGCATGTCGATACACCCACTACCCGGCGGTTCCGCGCGCAGTACTACACGTCGGTCTCGAGGGCCGACCGGATGCTCGGCACGGTCTACGACTTGGCGCGGGAGAAGCTGGGGGACGACACGCTGTTCGTGTTCACCAGCGACCACGGCGCCCAATGGCCTTTCGGCAAGTGGAACCTGTACGAGGAGGGCGTCCGCGTGCCGCTGATCGTGTCGTGGCCCGGCAGGGTCAAGGCCGGCGTGCGGACCGACGCGATGGTGAGCTGGGTCGACCTGTTGCCGACGCTGGTTGAGCTGGCCGGAGGCAAGGCGCCCGAGTCGCCCGAGCAGGTCGACGGCCGCTCGTTCGCTGGCGTGCTGCGGGGCGAGGCCGACAGCCACCGCGACGAGATCTACACCACCCACTCCGGCGACGGCAACTTCAACGTCTACCCGATGCGGGCGGTGCGCGACGGCCGCTGGAAACTCGTCCTCAACCTGCACCCGGAGTTCGCTTACGCCACCCACATTAATCGGGCCGGCAACGTCGACGGCGCCGGCTACTGGGCCACCTGGCTGGAAGCCGCCAAACGCGATGAGCGGGCCGCGTCGATTGTCAGCCGCTACCGCCAACGCCCGGCCGAAGAACTGTACGACCTCGAGGCCGACCCCCACGAGCAGCACAACCTCGCGTCCGATCCCACCCACGCCAACCGGGTCAAGGCGATGCGTAACCGGGTGGAGGCTTGGATGCAGTCTCAGGGCGATCAGCAGAAGCTCTACGGCGATCCTACGCTGCTAGAGTCGACGCCGGCGCCAACTCGCTAACCGCTGTCAGAGCGGGGCCGCTGTCTGAGCGACCCCAGCTACACCGCGTCCTTCTTGTCGCGCTGGTCGAGAAAGTGCAGGCGGCCAACCGTGTGCTCTCTGCGCCCCCCGAATTCGTGCCCCAAATGCCGCTATGCCTGGACCGGGCCGCGGGATTTCTCCCTCTGATTGCGTTTCTCCGTCCAAGCAACAGTTCTGGCGAAGCACAGCAACCTGTGCGGGGCGGGGAAATCGCTGCTATTGAAGAAACGGCTATTCCGTTAAAAATGAGGGCCACGACAGGCGCCCCCTCCCCGCTACCCACCTGCCCCCCGCACGCGACCAATGCCCCACACGTTCGTGATCTTCGGCGCCTCCGGCGACCTGACCAGCCGCAAGCTGATCCCCGCGCTCTACAACCTGCGCCGCAAGGGGCGGCTGCCCGAGGACACCAAGGTGGTGGGCGTGAGCCGCACGGCGTTCACGCACGAGGAGTGGCGGGCCAGCCTCGCCGAGACGACCGCCAAGTTCGCCGGCGAGAACTTCGACCCGGAGGTCTGGCAGGCGTTTGCCGAGAACGTCTTCTACCAGCCCGGCGACATCGGCAGTTCGGACGACTTCGTCAAGCTGAAGGGATTCCTCAACGAGCTGGAGGCCGGGCAGGACTCGATCCGGGTGTACTACCTGTCCACCGCGCCCCAGTTCTACGGGCCCGCGGTCGAGCAGCTGGGCGCCGCCGGCATGGCGGGCGAGACCAACGACTGCAGCCGCCGCGTGGTGATCGAGAAGCCCTTCGGCACCGACCTGGCCACGGCCCAGGAGCTGAACGAGGTGGTGCACCGTTCGTTTGACGAGCGGCAGGTCTACCGTATCGATCACTATCTCGGCAAAGAGACCGTGCAGAACCTGATGGTGCTGCGGTTCGCCAACACGATCTTCGAGCCGATCTGGAACCGCAACTACATCGACCACGTGCAGATCACCGTGGCCGAGGAGGTGGAGGTCGGCAAGCGGGCCGGCTACTACGACCACGCCGGCGTGGTGCGGGACATGATCCAGAACCACCTGCTCCAGCTGCTGATGATCACCGCCATGGAGGCGCCCGTCCGCTACGCGGCCGACCCGGTGCGGGACGAGAAGGTGAAGGTGCTGCAGGCGGTCAAGCCGATGCAGGGCGACGACTTCCGCCGCGACACGTTCCGCGGGCAGTACCGCGGCTACACCGGCCACGACGGCGTCGACGCCCGCAGCCGCACCGCCACGTTCGCCGCGCTCAAGCTGTGCATCCACAACTGGCGGTGGCAGGGCGTGCCGTTCTACCTGCGGAGCGGCAAGGCGATGAGCTGCCGCACCACGCAGATCGTGATCCAGTTCCGCCAGCCGCCGCACATGCTGTTCAACGACGGCCCCCGCAGCGTCACCGACGCCAACCGGCTGGTGATCCAGGTGCAGCCCAACGAGGGCATCCAGCTCCACTTCGAGACCAAGGTCCCCGACGCCGGCATGAAGATGCGTCAGACCGACCTGGACTTCAACTACCAGCGCGAGTTCAAGGGCCGCAGCATGCCCGAGGCCTACGAGCGGCTGCTGCTGGACGCCATCGAGGGCGACGCCAGCCTCTTCGCCCGCGCCGACGAGGTCGAGGCGGCGTGGAAGATCTGCGACCCAATCCTACAGGCATGGCAGTCAGGCGATAAACCGACGCTCTACATGTACGACCCGGGCTTCTGGGGCCCGCAGGAGTGCACCGAATGGATGAGCGCACAGGGAAGGAACTGGTTCGACATATGTCCAGTCTTGCACTGATGGGGGTCCCGCAAACGCACACGTTGCCGGACGGCTACCGCATCCAATTGGCGCCGTGGGGCCGCCGGGAGCTGCTGCTGATCGGGCTGCCGCTGCTGATCGCCACCGTGTTGATCGCCACGCTGGCCGGCCCGTGGGCGCCGTTGGCGGTTGTGCCGGGCGTGCTGCTGGCGGCGCTGCTGTGGTTCTTCCGCGACCCGCCCCGCGCAATCCCAGTCGAAGAGGCGGCGTACGTCTCCCCGGCCGACGGCCGCGTGACCGACGTCACGCACCTGGACGAGTACCACTTCTTCGGCGGGCCTGCGACCCGCGTCGGCATCTTCTTGTCGGTGCTGGACGTGCACGTGAACCGCGTGCCGGCCGAAGCCGAAGTCGTCGAGACGCACTACGCCGAGGGCGCGCGTCACGACGCCCGCACGCCCGAGGCGACCGACCACAACGAGAGCCAGTGGGTCGGTTGGCAGGAGCCGTGCGGCGCGCGGTTCGCCGTTCGTCAGGTCTCCGGCGCTGTCGCGCGGCGGATCGTCTGCCCCCTCTCGCCCGGCGACCACTACGGCCGGGGCGAGCGGTTTGGCATGATCAAGTTCGGCTCGCGCACAGAGCTGATCGTGCCCGCGGGCGTGCAGATCGCCGTTAAGGCAGGCGACCGCGTGCACGGCGGGTCGACGATACTCGCCAGGCGTTAGCCCGCTCCCGATGACACGCAACCCGATCCTGCTGCTGCCCACGCTGCTGACGCTGGGAAACCTGCTGTGCGGCGTCTACGCGACGCTGCTGCTGGCGGTCCACGAGTCAGCCGGGCTGCCGTGGATCGCGCCCTGCCTGATCCTGTTGGGGCTGCTGCTCGACGGGGTCGACGGCGCCGCCGCCCGACGGCTGGGCGTTGCTTCGGAGTTCGGGGCCCGGCTCGACAGCCTGGCCGACCTGGTGACCTTTGGCGTCGCGCCCGCGCTGCTGGTCGTAAGGCTGAGCGAACCGGGCCGGCTAGCGTGGGTGGCGGCGGCCTGGCTGGCCTGCGCCGCGGCGCTGCGGCTGGCGAGGTTCTCGGCCGCCCCGGACGACCGCCGCCGCGACTTCCAGGGACTCCCCTGCCCCGCCGCGGCCGCCCTGCTGGCAGCCGCGGCGATCGCGCTGGCGTACGCTCACCCGCGGCTGGAGGCTGACGCCTACGCCAGCCTGTCCGCCGCCATTGCGGCGGTGGCGCCGGCCGCGGCAGCCGGCTTGGGGCTGCTGCTGGTCAGTCCCGTCCCGTACGCCCATCCTATGGCCCGGTTGGCGTCGCACGGCAGTCAGGCCAGGCTCGCCGTTGTGGCCGGTATTTCGGGGGCGTTGGCGTTGTTCGGGGGCTACGCCCCGCTGGTGATCTCTGGTCTATTTATAGTTTCGCCCCTATGGCTCGCGGCCGCCCCGGCGCGGCGCCCTCTCGCCCGCCCACGCCGCGACGCCTGAGCAAGCGTCACACCGGCCGGCTCACGGCCCCATCGGACCCCCTGCCTTGTTTACTGGACTCGTACGCGGACTGGCCGAAGTGATCTCGGTCACCCCAGACGGACCGGGCGTGACGATCACGATCGACCGCGCAGGTCTGGAGGACGACTCGGACCTCGGCGCTAGCATCGCGCTGAACGGCTGCTGCCTGACGGTCGTCGCGAACTACGACGACCGCGTCGACTTCCAAGCCGGCGAGGAGACGCTCTCCCGCACCAACCTCGGCCAGCTGAAGGCGGGCGACCGGGTGAACGTCGAGCCCTCGCTCCGCGCCGGCGACCCGCTCGGCGGGCACTACGTGACCGGCCACATCGACGCGCTCGGGACCGTTGACCGCCGGGACGACGACTCCGACTGGTCCAAGTTCTGGTTCCGCGTGCCGCAATCGCTGACCCGCCAGATGGCTAGCAAGGGCTCGGTTACGGTCGACGGGGTCAGCCTGACGCTGGTGGACGTCGAGGAAGAACGGTTCAGCGTGGCGCTGATCCCCCACACGCTGCAGGCTACCACGCTGGGCGGCCGCCAACCGGGCGACCGCGTGAACATCGAGACCGACGTCCTGGCCAAGTACGTCGAGCGGCAGCTGTCCGGCCGCCCCGGCGCCTGACCCGCTGCTCCCAAGCCCCCAACCACCGCCCGCGTCCATGTCGAGCCCGCGACAAACCAAATCGTTCCTGATGAAACGCCTCGGCGAGATCGGCGTTGCGCCGGCGTCGCGGCACGGGCAGAATTTTCTGATTGACCTCAACCTGGTGGAGCTGATCGTCAACTCGGCCGACCTCGGCCCGCGGGACGTGGTGCTGGAGATCGGCACCGGCACCGGCTCGCTCACCACGCTCATGGCGCCCAAGGCGGGCCGTGTGGTTACGGTTGAGATCGACGGCAACCTGTTCGAGCTGGCCAGCGAGCAGCTGATCGACTTCCCGAACGTCCAGATGCTGCAGACCGACGCGCTGAAGAACAAGAACACGTTCTCGCCGGTAGTGATGGACGCGGTCGGCCAGGCGCTGTCGGAGGTGCCGAACAGCCGGCTCAAACTAGTGGCCAACCTGCCGTACAACGTCGCCACGCCAATCCTCTCGAACCTGCTGCTGTGCGAGCACCTGCCGCACATGATGGTGGCGACCATCCAGAAGGAGCTGGGCGACCGCATCGTCGCCCAGCCGTGGAGCAAGGACTACGGGGCGCTGAGCGTGTGGATGCAGGCCCAGGCCAAGACCGAGATCGTCCGTGAGATGTCGCCCAAGGTGTTCTGGCCGCCCCCCAAGGTGACGTCGGCCATTGTGAGGATCACCGTCGACCCCGAGATGCGGGCCCAGATCCCCGACCTGCGGTACTTCCACCAGTTCGTGAAGGCGCTGTTCCTGCACCGCCGCAAGTTCCTGCGTGCGAACGTGGTGTCGGCGATGAAGCGCCATCTCAGCAAGGAAGACGTCGACCAGCTGATGACCGCGATGGAGTTTGGCCCCGACGCGCGGACCGAGCAGATCGACATCCCCACGCTGCTCCGCTTCACCGAGCTGGTCCGCGCCAAGGCGCCCGACTGGTCGCTCTAACGCGCCCCGCACGCCGCCAACCGGCCCGAGGCGGGCGGAAAACCGGCCATCGCCCGCCGTCCGGTAGCGCCGGATGTTCCGCCCGTTCCTGCGGCGCAGCGGCCCCTCCGCGTCGGGGGTACGGAAGCGTGCATACTTCCGGGCCCCCACATCGCCGTGGGCTACGGTCTTGCATGGTGGGAAACACCCCCTCCAGTACGGTTTCTGCCCGTCTTGGCCTCCTTCGCCGTCGCCCGGTACTAGTGATGAACACAAAACAAAAAATCGCGGTCCTTGTCGCTGTCAGCTGCCTGTCCCTCCTGCTGCTCATCGGAATCGGGTGGCGTTCGCTGTCCCAGCAGGTGACCCACCTGAACGACATCGTCGACCAGCACTTCCTCGTACTGCTGGACGAGGAGATCTCGCCGCTGATCCAGGACGAGATCCTGCCGGTCATCAACGAGGACTTCGTCGAGACCATGGCCATGCAGCAAAGCATCGCGATGCTGATCGACGCCGACCGCGACGCCTACCAGTCGCTGCTGGCCGAGGTCGAGATCCGCCAGCTCGCCGGCCGCGAGGACTTCGACCAGGAGAAGTACACCGAGCTGGTCGCGGCGCACGAGGAGAACCTGTCGCAGATCCATACCCGCGTCACCAAGGCGTCCGACGGCGTATTCAGCGACGCCTCGAAGGAGAGCCTGGCGGTCTCGCTGGCGAAGTTCAACGACTGGAAGATCGCCACGCAGGAGCTGGTGCAGCTCGCGTCGGCCGGCGCCGACGCGGACGTCGAGCAGATCGAGTCGCTCAGCCAGCAGGCGATGGAGGCGTTCGACGCGTTCCGCGGCCCGCTGGACGTCGCGAAGGAGACCCTGCAGCTGGACATCGCCGACGCGGTGACCGCGATCAAGGCCAAGAAGGACCGCATCAACGAGAGCGAGCAACGGGCCGCCGAGAGCCGCGAGGCCGTGGTCGCGACCGCCGGTCAGACCCGCCTGTCCGCCTCGCAGGCCGTGACCGGCTTCCTGGCGGTGGGCGGCGCCGCGATCGCGATCACCGCGACGCTCGGCGTGCTCATCTCCTGGTCGCTAATCAAGCCGCTGATGGCCACCATCGCGATGCTCGACGGCATCGCCCAGGCCGGCGGCGACCTGACGCAGCGGATGGCGACCAACCGGAAGGACGAGTTCGGCACGCTCGCCAAGGCGTTCAACCGGTTCATCGAGAAGATCCAGGCCACGGTCACCCACGTGGCGGAGAACTCGAAGGTGCTGGTGGCTTCGGCCGCCGAGCTCAACGAGGCCGCCGCGCGGCTCGCCGAGGGCGCCGCCGACACGTCGCTCCGGTCGTCGACGGTGGCGGCCTCGTCGGAGGAGACGTCGGTCTCGATGGCGCAGATCCTCCAGACCACGCAGACGATGAACAACAACTTCAAGGCCGTCTCCGAGGCCGTCGACGAGATGACGCAGAACATCTCCGGCATCGCCGGCAACACGGAGCAGTCCTCGTCGATCGCCAGCGACGCGTCCGTGGTGGCCAACGCCAGCCACGACAAGATGATGGTGCTCCGCCAGTCCGCGACCGAGATCGGCCGGGTGACGGAGGTGATCCAGGAGATCGCCGAGCAGACCAACCTGCTCGCGCTGAACGCCACGATCGAGGCGTCCCGCGCCGGCGCCGCTGGGCGGGGCTTCGCCGTGGTGGCCGCGGAGGTCAAGGAGCTGGCTAAGCAGACCGCCGAGGCGACCGACGACATCCGCCGGCGGGTAGCCGGCATCCAGAAGTCCTCCGACGAAGCGGTCGACTCGATCACCCAGGTCAACGAGGTGGTCTCGAACGTACAGACCATCTCGACCAGCATCGCCGCCGCGGTCGAGGACCAGCGCAACGTCGCGAACAAGATCTGCCAGCAGTTCCAGAGCGTCACCGAGGGGGTCCAGACGGTCACCCACTGCCTGGACGAGTCGTCCGTTGCTAGCGTCGAAGCGACCCAGAACATCATCAAGGTGGACGAAGTCGCCAAACGCACCGCCCAGGACGCCGCGCAGGCGGGCGACGTCGGCAACCGCATGACCGAGCTGGCCAACCGGCTGGAGGAAACCCTCAGCCAGTTCCGCTACTAGCCCGCTGCCCCAGCGGGCACCGCGTGCTCAAGGGCCGCCACGGTTTCGACCGTGGCGGCCTTTTTTCGTTCATTGGCCCCTCCCGGCGACTTCCAATCGAGCAGCGGCCGCAACGGACGGCCCAGGCCCTGTCCGCCAGCCGGCACAACCGGCAAGGTCGCACGGGCGCCCGAGGGGGGATCGCCGAAAGCTCCATCCGGGTGGTGGTTTTCCACGTCCGTAGTTCCCGAACTACGTTCACAACCGGGCTCGGCCTTCCACAGCCTCTCGTCGCAGCCATCCCTACCAACGAACCGCTGACGGAGTCATGAGAACAATACTTATCGCCGCCCTCGTGGCGACCACGTTCAGCACCAGCCACGCTGAAGACGCCGCCGGGCTGGCGCCAGCCGCCACCGCGGAGCCGTCGTACGACTCGCTGCTGGCCTCCCAGGTCGAGGCGCTCAAGACGCAGAACGATCTGCTGCGTGAGCAGATCCAGCTGCAGTCGTCCGACGGTTACGACGCCAACCAGGTGACCTTCTCCGACGGCATCTCGACCGAGTTCGTCGACGACCTCAACAGCCTGCTGGAGTGGCGTGAGTCGGTCGAGAAGGCCGAGGCCAAGGCGGCCGCCAAGGCCGCGCTCGCCCCGACGATTGGCTTCAAGGGGCGGTTCTTCTTCGACGCCTACAACTTCAGCCAGAACGCCGAGAGCGTCGCCCAGGTTGGCAACGCGGAGAACGCGGTGGCCCTGCGTTGGGCGTGGATCGAGATGGGCGGCCAGGTCATGGAGAACACCTCCTACCGCATCTGGTTCGACCTGGCGGGCCAGGTCAGCCTGCTGGACGTCTACCTCGACTTCGCCGAGCTGCCGTATGCCCAGAACGTGCGGGTCGGCCACTTCTTCGAGCCGTTCGGCATGGAGCAGCTGACGCCGAACAAGTACCTGACCTTCATGGAGCGGGCTTCGGCGTTCAACCTCGGCCGCAACACGGGCGTGATGGCCCACTCCGACGACGACCAGGCCAACTGGACCTACGGCCTCGGCGTGTTTGTCTCGGAGCAGGGTTCCAAGCCGCCCCGGTTCCAAGACGACAACGACGCCACGGCGATCACCGGACGGCTGACCTGGCTCCCGTGGTACGACGAGGCGACCGACGGCCGCGGGGTGTTCCACCTGGGCGTCGGCGGCAGCTACCGCAATCTGGCGGACGACACCGCCGAGTTCAAGCACCGCCCCGAGTCCTACATGGCGCCGGTCGTGATCGACACCGGCGTGGTCGCGGCTTCGGACTACCAGCTGCTCGGCCTCGAGGCCGCCTACGCCTACGGCTCGTTCGCGGTGCAGGCGGAGTACCAGGGCGCGTCGGTCAACACGCTCGGCCCTGGCTCGCAGTACCTCGACGGCGCCTACATCCAGACCAGCTACTTCCTGACCGGCGAGAACCGCTTCTACAACCGCCGCTCCGGCTCGTTCTCCAACAAGATCGTCCCGCTGGAGAACTTCTTCCGCGTGCGGACCGGCGAGTGCAGCACCTGCACCGGCTGGGGGGCGTGGGAGCTGGCCTACCGCTACGCCTACAACGACCTCAACGACACCACCATCCAGGGCGGCCGGATGGGCGTCCACCAGCTCGGCCTCAACTGGTACCTGTCGCCGTACACCCGGGCGATGCTCGACTTCATCCACTCCGACGCCGACACGACCGTGGCCAACGGGGGAGACCTGGACATCGTCCAGATGCGGATGCAGTTCAACCTGTAGGCCCGCATTCCCCGCGTCCGCGTCGATTCCGCCCAGCCCAACGAACAATCCCGGAGCCCGCTATGCGTCACCTGCTAGCCGCCGCCCTCGCCGTCGCCCTGATCGCCACGTCAACGCTGTCCGCCTCCGACCCGCCCCCCCGCGACCCCGCCGCCCGCGGGCAGGCGACGCGGCTCGACGCGACCAAGGGTCCCGACGGCCCGCTCGAGCTGGTCGTGTTCGGCGAGCCGGGCTGCTGCTGCGAGTGTGAGCGGCGCTGCCGCTGCGGCAAGAAGACCCGCATCGTGTGCGAGATGAAGAAGATCACCAAGCACCGCTGGAAGTGCGAGTGCGAGGACGTCTGCACCCTGCTGCCGGGGAAGTTGTGCGGCCTCTTCGGCAAGGGCGGCCCGGGGGCCGGCTGCTGTGACGGGTGCGGCGACGGCGACTGCTGCGACGCCTGCACGCAGTGCGACACGCCTCCCCGCACGGGCGTCTGCCGAACGGTGAAGCGGCTCGTCAAGGAAGCGTACGTCGTTGAGAAGCCGGTCTACAAGTGCGTGGTCGAGTACTGCTGCCCGGGCTGCAGCGACATCGTCGACGCCCGCGCCGCCGACCAACCGACAACCGCAGAGTCCGCCAAGGGCGAGCCGCGGACGCCCCGCGTGGCCCTGCTGCCGCTCAACGGCAGCGGCTACGGCGAGTAGACGCTGAGTGAGCAGCGGCGGCAGATCCCTGCGCCGGCGTGCGTTTCTGGACCCCGGACCTGGTTGGGCGGCAGCCCCCAGCCGGCGACGCGGAAACCTTGCCGCGATTACCCCTGCGGCGTTATGCTAGGGGAATTATCCAGGCGGAAACTGCACCATATTCGAGACCCACGCGATGCCCTTCATCGAGATGACCGGCGCCACGCTGGATCGCATCATCGCCGCTGACGAACTGCACCACGACGACCTCGCTTCCGCCGGCGTGCTGGACGGCACGATCGTCCGCATCAACCCACAGGGCGATATCGAGGTCCGGCGCCCTCAGGGCTGGGACGTGATCGGCGGACTGCTCGGCGA
This genomic interval from Posidoniimonas corsicana contains the following:
- a CDS encoding WG repeat-containing protein, whose amino-acid sequence is MARCSENRQLYPTRIDGRFGCIDSAGQVVIDPKFDVAGGFREGVAGVWMWSGPPDDSGRPSALHGFINDSGDWIAKPAYAESREFSDGLAAVQLGKKWGYLDLSGRMAIEPRFRVAWEFSEGLAPVELNAKTMAMINRQGEVVFEMAGARLGGCGDGLIPCEQKRSWSYLRPDGSVAFEVECTAAGGFQEGRAGVLRSGLTGYLDTDGQWAIPPTYPQGGNFSEGLAAVELPAAGGGSRAPGEPQTFAYIDRSGKQAIEQTFLGAQPFSDGLAAVQIDDHDRYAYIDRQGTVAIPPMKCGFAKPFEGELAAVQHPRNFDRFGYINRQGEFVWRW
- a CDS encoding phosphatidylserine decarboxylase, translating into MSSLALMGVPQTHTLPDGYRIQLAPWGRRELLLIGLPLLIATVLIATLAGPWAPLAVVPGVLLAALLWFFRDPPRAIPVEEAAYVSPADGRVTDVTHLDEYHFFGGPATRVGIFLSVLDVHVNRVPAEAEVVETHYAEGARHDARTPEATDHNESQWVGWQEPCGARFAVRQVSGAVARRIVCPLSPGDHYGRGERFGMIKFGSRTELIVPAGVQIAVKAGDRVHGGSTILARR
- a CDS encoding sulfatase family protein, with translation MSIFRQAFLALLVSLLPTSVLAEADQRPNIVVFITDDQSQLDCSAYGATDVRTPNMQRLAQSGMTFDRAFVASPSCAPSRAALLTGLMPARNGAEPNHSRPRPDIKKWPAYFQELGYEVVAFGKVAHYKQAELYGFDQHAAGQWLAKGNMKAAKEYFNAYTGEKPVCFLFGTHQPHVPWPKKTTYQDDSVTLRPTHVDTPTTRRFRAQYYTSVSRADRMLGTVYDLAREKLGDDTLFVFTSDHGAQWPFGKWNLYEEGVRVPLIVSWPGRVKAGVRTDAMVSWVDLLPTLVELAGGKAPESPEQVDGRSFAGVLRGEADSHRDEIYTTHSGDGNFNVYPMRAVRDGRWKLVLNLHPEFAYATHINRAGNVDGAGYWATWLEAAKRDERAASIVSRYRQRPAEELYDLEADPHEQHNLASDPTHANRVKAMRNRVEAWMQSQGDQQKLYGDPTLLESTPAPTR
- the rsmA gene encoding 16S rRNA (adenine(1518)-N(6)/adenine(1519)-N(6))-dimethyltransferase RsmA, yielding MSSPRQTKSFLMKRLGEIGVAPASRHGQNFLIDLNLVELIVNSADLGPRDVVLEIGTGTGSLTTLMAPKAGRVVTVEIDGNLFELASEQLIDFPNVQMLQTDALKNKNTFSPVVMDAVGQALSEVPNSRLKLVANLPYNVATPILSNLLLCEHLPHMMVATIQKELGDRIVAQPWSKDYGALSVWMQAQAKTEIVREMSPKVFWPPPKVTSAIVRITVDPEMRAQIPDLRYFHQFVKALFLHRRKFLRANVVSAMKRHLSKEDVDQLMTAMEFGPDARTEQIDIPTLLRFTELVRAKAPDWSL
- a CDS encoding riboflavin synthase; translation: MFTGLVRGLAEVISVTPDGPGVTITIDRAGLEDDSDLGASIALNGCCLTVVANYDDRVDFQAGEETLSRTNLGQLKAGDRVNVEPSLRAGDPLGGHYVTGHIDALGTVDRRDDDSDWSKFWFRVPQSLTRQMASKGSVTVDGVSLTLVDVEEERFSVALIPHTLQATTLGGRQPGDRVNIETDVLAKYVERQLSGRPGA
- a CDS encoding Fpg/Nei family DNA glycosylase gives rise to the protein MPEGHVIHRIARDQTKQFAGQKLTVLSPQGRFADGAKALSGRRLDVVEAYGKHLFYRFTGGKRLHVHLGLYGKFRSHPAPPPEPVGQVRLRAIGREQAFDLNGPNACHLVTKQEEEVILARLGPDPLRDDADPDLAWQRISRSRAAIGALLMNQEVIAGVGNIYRSEVLFLLGVHPETPGRELGGEQFDRLWEKLTELMEIGLRYNRIIIADPATVGKPRGRMSRSERLLVYKQDRCTTCQTKVKSWQLAARTIYACPKCQKR
- the zwf gene encoding glucose-6-phosphate dehydrogenase; the encoded protein is MPHTFVIFGASGDLTSRKLIPALYNLRRKGRLPEDTKVVGVSRTAFTHEEWRASLAETTAKFAGENFDPEVWQAFAENVFYQPGDIGSSDDFVKLKGFLNELEAGQDSIRVYYLSTAPQFYGPAVEQLGAAGMAGETNDCSRRVVIEKPFGTDLATAQELNEVVHRSFDERQVYRIDHYLGKETVQNLMVLRFANTIFEPIWNRNYIDHVQITVAEEVEVGKRAGYYDHAGVVRDMIQNHLLQLLMITAMEAPVRYAADPVRDEKVKVLQAVKPMQGDDFRRDTFRGQYRGYTGHDGVDARSRTATFAALKLCIHNWRWQGVPFYLRSGKAMSCRTTQIVIQFRQPPHMLFNDGPRSVTDANRLVIQVQPNEGIQLHFETKVPDAGMKMRQTDLDFNYQREFKGRSMPEAYERLLLDAIEGDASLFARADEVEAAWKICDPILQAWQSGDKPTLYMYDPGFWGPQECTEWMSAQGRNWFDICPVLH
- a CDS encoding CDP-alcohol phosphatidyltransferase family protein — its product is MTRNPILLLPTLLTLGNLLCGVYATLLLAVHESAGLPWIAPCLILLGLLLDGVDGAAARRLGVASEFGARLDSLADLVTFGVAPALLVVRLSEPGRLAWVAAAWLACAAALRLARFSAAPDDRRRDFQGLPCPAAAALLAAAAIALAYAHPRLEADAYASLSAAIAAVAPAAAAGLGLLLVSPVPYAHPMARLASHGSQARLAVVAGISGALALFGGYAPLVISGLFIVSPLWLAAAPARRPLARPRRDA